A portion of the Cryptomeria japonica chromosome 5, Sugi_1.0, whole genome shotgun sequence genome contains these proteins:
- the LOC131042926 gene encoding L-type lectin-domain containing receptor kinase IX.1-like: MGKPNFRQTIAMFCMVSAMSTLSISILMVQSAGVNFSFPEFNRCNTSDILCVLDATISAHGFHLTNSSSASYKLTNRTAGRVVYNQTIRLSSLASFTTHVQFVMKYYKMNPHDHGGHGIAFLMASKEIATQGRSCSYAGLPGNGSYLSADAFAVEFSSRTSRVNTKVGNARPIGYSSTQLNKNLNDGTLWNARIDYDGIRKYLQIFLSNASNSSVSQTDPVLAHSFDCSKYLPDNLVVAISASAHKSFETHTILSWSFNTKIKSKKSSMKRIIVTTVVTSFTLVVVIVMCVLFSIAKKKRRLGSVNKQTGEDNEIEIDMLVDKGPRRYKLEDLKAGTNNFSETLKLGQGGFGGVYKGVIGEANEVVAVKRISQGSRQGLKEFISEISVVSRVRHRNLVQLLGWCHEKGELLLVYEYMSNRSLDKHLFIKGDIPPLQWSHRYRIALEIASGLLYLHEERAHCIVHRDVKSSNVMLDCDFNAKLGDFGLARMLEHNRLSQTTMAAGTLGYLAPECVITGRTSPESDVYGFGAVAIEIATGRRAVDLRLQEHNMKLVEWVWDLYGQDKILDAADEKLNGEFEKAEMEQLTAIGLWWSHPDPTARPKMTQVVKLLKMEGQMPNLPREIPVPRYAAFHGANLSVPSSFITETSNALPSLASTSQSGKSSQVSS, from the exons atgggtaagcctaactttcGCCAAACAATTGCTATGTTTTGTATGGTCAGTGCAATGAGTACCCTGTCTATCTCCATTTTGATGGTCCAGTCGGCAGGCGTGAACTTCAGCTTTCCTGAATTCAACAGATGCAATACAAGCGACATTCTTTGTGTTTTAGACGCTACAATATCAGCGCATGGATTCCATCTTACAAATAGTTCAAGTGCTTCCTATAAATTGACCAACAGAACTGCAG GTAGAGTTGTTTACAATCAGACCATTCGGCTTTCTTCTCTAGCCAGCTTTACGACGCACGTGCAGTTTGTTATGAAATATTATAAAATGAACCCCCATGATCATGGAGGTCATGGAATCGCTTTCTTAATGGCATCAAAAGAAATCGCGACTCAGGGGAGAAGTTGCTCCTACGCTGGGCTTCCAGGAAATGGATCATATCTCTCAGCGGACGCATTCGCTGTTGAATTTAGTAGCCGTACTTCCCGAGTCAACACAAAAGTTGGTAATGCTCGCCCTATAGGTTACAGTTCTACccagttaaataaaaatttaaatgatggtacTTTGTGGAATGCACGTATAGATTATGACGGTATAAGAAAATACCTGCAAATATTCTTGTCCAATGCCTCCAATAGCTCAGTGTCCCAAACAGATCCGGTTTTAGCGCATTCTTTTGATTGCTCAAAGTATCTTCCTGATAACCTTGTAGTAGCGATTTCTGCTTCTGCTCATAAATCCTTTGAGACACACACAATCCTTTCATGGAGCTTCAATACTAAGATAAAATCTAAGAAATCTTCCATGAAAAGAATAATTGTGACGACCGTAGTGACTTCTTTTACTTTAGTAGTAGTAATAGTTATGTGCGTCTTGTTTTCCATTGCCAAAAAGAAGAGGAGATTGGGAAGTGTGAACAAACAAACAGGTGAAGATAATGAAATAGAGATTGACATGCTTGTAGACAAGGGTCCACGTAGGTATAAGTTGGAGGATCTCAAGGCTGGAACCAACAATTTCAGTGAAACTTTAAAGCTGGGGCAGGGAGGATTCGGTGGTGTGTACAAAGGCGTTATAGGAGAAGCAAATGAAGTTGTAGCTGTCAAGCGCATCTCACAAGGGTCAAGACAGGGGTTAAAAGAATTCATCTCTGAAATAAGCGTTGTTAGTCGAGTAAGACATCGAAACCTGGTTCAGCTTTTGGGATGGTGTCATGAGAAAGGCGAATTACTTTTGGTTTACGAGTATATGTCCAATAGAAGCCTAGACAAACACCTTTTCATCAAAGGAGACATTCCCCCACTGCAGTGGAGTCACAGGTATCGAATAGCTTTGGAAATAGCTTCTGGACTGCTATATCTCCATGAAGAAAGGGCTCACTGTATTGTACACAGAGATGTAAAATCCAGCAACGTTATGCTTGACTGCGATTTCAATGCAAAGCTTGGGGATTTCGGTTTGGCGCGCATGTTGGAGCACAATCGTTTGTCTCAAACCACAATGGCAGCTGGAACCCTCGGTTACCTAGCTCCTGAGTGTGTGATCACAGGAAGAACAAGCCCTGAATCAGATGTTTACGGCTTCGGTGCTGTGGCCATAGAAATCGCTACAGGAAGGAGAGCAGTAGATTTGAGATTGCAAGAACATAATATGAAGCTTGTGGAGTGGGTATGGGATCTATATGGTCAAGACAAAATTTTGGATGCTGCAGATGAGAAGTTAAATGGGGAGTTTGAGAAGGCAGAAATGGAACAATTGACAGCGATAGGGTTGTGGTGGTCTCATCCAGATCCAACTGCAAGACCCAAAATGACGCAAGTGGTAAAGTTGCTGAAGATGGAAGGTCAAATGCCTAATCTTCCTCGAGAAATACCTGTACCAAGGTATGCTGCATTTCATGGAGCCAACCTTTCAGTTCCTTCTTCATTTATAACGGAGACTTCCAATGCACTCCCATCTCTTGCTTCCACATCTCAATCAGGTAAATCATCTCAAGTCTCCTCTTGA